From a region of the Phaseolus vulgaris cultivar G19833 chromosome 6, P. vulgaris v2.0, whole genome shotgun sequence genome:
- the LOC137831431 gene encoding uncharacterized protein, producing the protein MECNTRPNRSDIHLSAEEEASLEAKTRDYFDGVAPKRHTKPQRSDYSTQYHDTFSNAQQSSIPELLHFQLLENDPQEKKLVYSGNEVTEEFVETEYYKDLNSVDKHHHTTGTGFIKVEKSGKNFHIEPDNDTGCHHSCKCNPATNDWEPATAVEVEHNSDKPNRSDN; encoded by the exons ATGGAGTGCAACACAAGGCCAAACAGGAGTGACATTCATCTCTCAGCAGAGGAAGAAGCTAGCTTAGAGGCCAAAACCAGAGACTACTTTGATGGGGTGGCTCCAAAACGCCACACCAAGCCTCAACGCAGTGACTATTCTACTCAATATCATGATACTTTTTCCAATGCTCAACAATCTTCTATCCCAGAATTGCTACACTTCCAACTCCTTGAGAATGATCCTCAAGAAAAG AAATTGGTGTACAGTGGGAATGAAGTAACAGAAGAATTTGTGGAAACAGAGTATTACAAAGATCTAAACAGTGTGGACAAACACCACCATACG ACTGGAACAGGATTTATCAAAGTAGAGAAAAGTGGGAAAAACTTTCACATAGAACCAGATAATGACACTGGTTGCCATCATTCTTGCAAGTGCAATCCAGCAACCAATGATTGGGAACCTGCTACTGCCGTTGAG GTGGAGCACAATTCAGACAAACCTAACAGGAGTGACAACTAA